One window of the Anguilla rostrata isolate EN2019 chromosome 13, ASM1855537v3, whole genome shotgun sequence genome contains the following:
- the gli1 gene encoding zinc finger protein GLI1 isoform X5, giving the protein MYNPLTPNMTPGPCMDPYMRPPHGGHPPHGMLGHRGLPPAEAGGHGSAYCSQNSLMSSQHFPMGPPSMDHTAVGDGSRFSTPRSMLKLSKKRALSISPLSDASVDLQTVIRTSPNSLVAFANSRCGPNSAGSYGHLSVSGMSPSMGYSSYQSRPQGNMYGAGTPLVHPPGPCQPPRMLSHNPRLHVPPKHCHQMKTEPVLGSVMDALAVKGLEDRSEGDVASPSSTGTQDPLLGLLEGREDLDKEDGKPEPEAIYETNCHWENCSKEFDTQEHLVHHINNEHIHGEKKEFVCHWQDCSREQRPFKAQYMLVVHMRRHTGEKPHKCTFEGCNKAYSRLENLKTHLRSHTGEKPYVCEHEGCNKAFSNASDRAKHQNRTHSNEKPYVCKIPGCTKRYTDPSSLRKHVKTVHGPEAHITKKHRGDAGPRPPGSLLPPPGQGLELLPEKEESRREDCKLLAPESSLKSQPSPGGQSSCSSERSPLGSANNNDSGVEMNANAAGSLEDLTALEDGGGAGGGEGGALALGVPAQALKRLENLKIDKLKQVRRPTPPGRPVAMGNSKLPALTAPGDVLGMCAPSPVLSNRRVLELSNLELGGGSGGVACSGPNDRRGSSTSSLSSAYTVSRRSSMVSSYLSSRRSSEVSQVGGVGGHPQNIPGQDPAGHPLSPESGRLPGLPSLTPAQQYSLKAKYAAATGGPPPTPLPNMESQGTPRRMGGGFPSEYQPLPPPFQLQGGSARRHSANTEYGTGVLYPHQAPGNGVRRASDPAARSGAEPQPLPRVQRFGSLGNVALQAGGGRRNALAHCGSDSVLAAGRHAYPPRPPSITENVAMEAAGAEPGGGDSLMMAPPGGHRGYGRFQNQHTHPAHHQGAPSQLSPAHDRLGYPEQAYFGGDIGAEEGMSSGTSLLQQAEYGMSACQLSPSGPQYPSTLGQVAGEAGVGPGPWGGHVQMQPMATGPQDGVHYPSQQGLFPGNPQKLVIKPEQQYHPALGAPNQCQNMKQHLTLPGYGQQPMPRPANSSCDFQGQGRMEAQQHSSFQGQGRMEAQQHSSFQGQGRMEAQQQSSFQGQGQGRMETQQHSLFQGQGQMEAQQHSSFQGQGQMEPQQQSLFQGCDGRRSHTPMMQVKEMMVRNYVQSQQALLWEQQQRGPLDGGMGGKVGGAQGQEMSRQGSAMQQQQEDSPHHHQHHQQHHHQHHPSQNLYSGGNGYQGYPAQNLMSPSAGQPKDQLMGLPGSCYDLDMVVPRPPQGRKPPSRQNSLSQQQGGGYLSSPPHVSPSHSSTSPRRGVRLPPVPQQPLQPHPDAMPDPNTAMFYSGQIHMHPDLDKQLHHQGTGPCLNHMGALEGKSASLAYPPDPTPIANALDNLDLDSAQIDFAAIVDDPEDSSPFGPLQGGPQHPSSSQTSSRLTTPQTSLSLPPGGLSNMAVGDMTSMLTSLAGENKYLNTLS; this is encoded by the exons CCCCTCAATGGGATACTCCAGCTACCAGTCCAGGCCCCAGGGCAACATGTACGGTGCTGGGACACCCCTGGTACACCCCCCCGGACCCTGCCAACCGCCCCGCATGCTGTCCCACAACCCCCGGCTCCACGTCCCTCCCAAACACTGCCAT CAGATGAAGACAGAGCCGGTCCTGGGCAGCGTGATGGATGCTCTGGCCGTTAAGGGTTTGGAGGACAGGTCAGAGGGGGACGTGGCCAGCCCCTCCTCCACCGGGACACAG GATCCTCTCTTGGGGCTgctggaggggagagaggaccTGGACAAAGAGGACGGGAAACCGGAGCCGGAGGCCATCTACGAGACCAACTGCCACTGGGAGAACTGCAGCAAGGAGTTCGACACACAGGAACACcttgtgcat CACATCAACAACGAGCACATCCACGGGGAGAAGAAGGAGTTTGTGTGCCACTGGCAGGACTGCTCGCGGGAGCAGCGCCCCTTCAAGGCGCAGTACATGCTGGTGGTGCACATGCGCCGGCACACCGGCGAGAAGCCGCACAAGTGCACT tttGAAGGCTGTAACAAGGCGTACTCTCGGCTGGAGAACCTGAAGACTCACCTGCGCTCCCACACCGGAGAGAAGCCCTACGTCTGCGAGCACGAGGGCTGCAACAAGGCCTTCTCCAACGCCTCCGACCGCGCCAAGCACCAGAACCGCACACACTCCAACGAG AAACCCTACGTGTGTAAGATCCCGGGCTGCACCAAGCGCTACACGGACCCCAGCTCCCTGCGCAAGCACGTGAAAACCGTGCACGGGCCCGAGGCACACATCACCAAGAAGCACCGCGGCGacgccgggccccgcccccccggctcACTGCTGCCCCCGCCAGGGCAGGGCCTGGAACTGCTCccagagaaggaggagagccGCCGAGAGGACTGCAAACTGCTGGCGCCAGAGAGCAGCCTG aaatCCCAGCCCAGCCCTGGCGGCCAGTCTTCCTGCAGTAGCGAACGCTCGCCACTGGGGAGCGCTAACAACAACGACAGTGGGGTGGAGATGAACGCCAATGCGGCGGGCAGCCTGGAGGATCTGACGGCGCTggaggacgggggcggggcgggagggggcgagggcggggctCTGGCGTTGGGCGTGCCTGCTCAGGCCCTGAAGAGGCTGGAGAACCTCAAGATCGACAAGCTGAAGCAGGTCCGCCGGCCCACGCCGCCCGGTCGCCCCGTCGCCATGGGCAACAGCAAACTGCCAGCGCTAACAG ctCCAGGAGATGTACTGGGCATGTGCGCGCCCTCCCCTGTGCTGTCCAACCGCCGTGTGCTGGAGCTGTCCAATCTGGAGCTGGGGGGCGGCtcggggggcgtggcctgctcCGGCCCCAACGACCGGCGgggcagcagcaccagcagcctCAGCTCCGCCTACACCGTGAGCCGCCGGTCCTCCATGGTCTCCTCCTACCTGTCCAGCCGCCGGTCCAGCGAGGTGTCCCAagttgggggagtggggggccaCCCCCAGAACATTCCAGGCCAGGATCCCGCGGgacaccccctctccccagagAGCGGCCGCCTGCCGGGCCTCCCCAGCCTGACACCGGCCCAGCAGTACAGCCTGAAGGCCAAATACGCGGCCGCCACCGGGgggcccccccccacacccctgcccAACATGGAGTCCCAGGGGACTCCCCGGCGGATGGGAGGGGGGTTCCCCAGCGAGTACCAGCCACTGCCCCCCCCGTTCCAGCTCCAGGGCGGCTCAGCCCGCCGCCACAGCGCCAACACCGAGTACGGGACGGGGGTCCTGTACCCCCACCAGGCGCCCGGGAACGGAGTCCGGCGGGCCAGCGACCCCGCGGCGCGCtcaggggcggagcctcagcCGCTTCCCAGGGTGCAGCGCTTCGGGAGCCTGGGGAACGTGGCGCTGCAGGCGGGGGGAGGGCGGCGGAACGCGCTGGCGCACTGCGGTTCTGACTCCGTCCTGGCCGCGGGCCGCCACGCCTACCCGCCGCGCCCGCCCAGCATCACCGAGAACGTGGCGATGGAGGCCGCTGGGGCGGAGCCTGGCGGGGGGGACAGCCTCATGATGGCGCCACCCGGCGGTCACAGGGGGTACGGCAGGTTCCAGAACCAACACACCCACCCTgcccaccaccagggggcgccctCCCAGCTCTCCCCGGCCCACGACCGGCTGGGCTACCCCGAGCAGGCCTACTTCGGCGGGGACATAGGGGCGGAAGAGGGCATGTCGTCTGGCACCAGCCTGCTCCAGCAGGCCGAATACGGCATGAGCGCCTGTCAGCTCAGCCCCTCCGGCCCCCAGTACCCCTCTACCCTCGGGCAAGTGGCCGGGGAGGCCGGGGTGGGGCCGGGGCCCTGGGGAGGACACGTCCAGATGCAGCCCATGGCCACGGGGCCACAGGACGGGGTGCATTACCCGAGCCAGCAGGGCCTGTTCCCAGGGAACCCCCAGAAGCTGGTCATAAAGCCAGAGCAGCAGTACCACCCCGCCCTGGGGGCTCCCAACCAGTGCCAGAACATGAAGCAGCACCTGACTCTGCCTGGATACGGCCAGCAGcccatgccccgccccgccaACTCCAGCTGTGACTTCCAGGGCCAGGGTCGGATGGAGGCCCAGCAGCACAGCTCCTTCCAGGGCCAGGGTCGGATGGAGGCCCAGCAGCACAGCTCCTTCCAGGGCCAGGGCCGGATGGAGGCCCAGCAGCAGAGCTCCttccagggccagggccagggcaGGATGGAGACCCAGCAGCACAGCTTGTTCCAGGGCCAGGGTCAGATGGAGGCCCAGCAGCACAGCTCCTTCCAGGGCCAGGGTCAGATGGAGCCCCAGCAGCAGAGCTTGTTCCAGGGCTGCGATGGGCGCAGGTCCCACACACCCATGATGCAGGTGAAGGAGATGATGGTGCGCAACTACGTGCAGTCCCAGCAGGCCCTCCTGtgggagcagcagcagaggggaCCGCTGGACGGGGGCATGGGCGGGAAGGTGGGTGGGGCTCAGGGCCAGGAGATGAGCAGGCAGGGTTCCGCCATGCAGCAACAGCAAGAGGACAGCCCCCatcaccaccagcaccaccagcagcatcaccaccagcaccacccgTCCCAGAATCTCTACAGCGGGGGGAATGGCTACCAGGGCTACCCCGCCCAAAACCTCATGAGCCCGTCTGCGGGGCAGCCCAAAGACCAGCTCATGGGCCTGCCAGGGTCCTGCTACGACCTGGACATGGTGGTCCCCAGACCCCCGCAGGGCCGAAAGCCCCCAAGCCGCCAGAACAGCCTGTCCCAGCAGCAGGGCGGGGGGTACCTGTCCAGCCCCCCCCACGTCAGCCCGAGCCACTCCTCCACCAGCCCCCGCAGAGGCGTGCGCCTGCCCCCCGTCCCACAGCAGCCGCTGCAGCCACACCCGGACGCCATGCCGGACCCCAATACCGCCATGTTCTACTCAGGCCAGATCCACATGCACCCGGACCTGGACAAGCAGCTCCACCACCAGGGGACCGGTCCCTGCCTCAACCACATGGGGGCGCTGGAGGGCAAGTCGGCCTCGCTGGCCTACCcacctgaccccacccccattgCCAATGCTCTGGACAACCTGGACCTGGACAGCGCTCAGATCGACTTTGCCGCCATCGTGGACGACCCCGAGGACTCCTCCCCCTTCGGGCCCCTGCAGGGGGGCCCACagcacccctcctcctcccagacCTCCTCCCGCCTCACCACACCCcagacctccctctccctccccccggGGGGTCTCTCCAACATGGCTGTCGGAGATATGACCTCCATGCTCACTTCCCTGGCAGGAGAAAACAAGTATCTCAACACGCTCTCCTAG